The genomic region ATTATTAGTCGAGATGTTGTGTTTGAAGAGGATCAACAGTGGAAATGGGGAGACAGTCACAAGGAAGCCATAGTGACAGAACTTGAGTGGGACACTGATGAAGAGAATAACTCATCAAGGGAGGAGAATGACCCCGAGTCTGATGAAGATGAAGCTGTGGGAGAAACTGAACCTGATTCGGAATCAAGTGACTCATTGGTTGAACGGGACATGCAAAGTAATGAGAGTTCACCCCACGAGGGACGAACTCGAAGACCACCAGTGTGGATGAGAGATTATGAGACGGGTCAAGGCTTATCTGATGAGGAGGGTGCTAGCATGGCTCACTTGGCGTTGTGTATTACACAAGATCCCACTACCTTTGAAGATGCAGTGAAGTCTGAGAAGTGGAGACATGCTATGAATCAAGAAATACAGGccataaagaaaaacaatacGTGGGAATTAATAGAGCTACCACCAGGAGGGAAAACTATTGGAGTGAAGTGGGTGTTTAAGACAAAGCTGAATGAGAATGGCAAAGTGGACAAgtacaaagctcgtttggttgccaAGGGCTACTGTCAACAGTATGGAATTGACTATGCAGAGGTGTTTGCACCAGTAGCACGTCTAGATACCATTCGAATTGTCATCTCTCTCGCTGCACAAAGGAATTGGGTGATATACCAGCTTGATGTTAAATCTGCATTTCTGCATGGGGAGATTGATGAAGAGGTGTTTGTTGATCAGCCACCGGGATATGAACAGAAGGGCCAAGAGTCAAAGGTGTATCGACTCAAGAAGGCTTTATATGGACTGAAACAGGTCCCCCCGAGCCTGGTACAGTCGTATAGAGTCATATTTCATAAAGGAAGGATTCAACAAGTGTCCTTATGAGCACACTTTGTTCATAAAATCAGCGGAAGAAGGTAAGATCTTAATAGTATGtctctatgttgatgatcttatcTTTACTGGTAATGATTATGCAATGTTTGAACAATTTAAAAAATCGATGATGGAGGAATTCGACATGACTGATCTTGGCAAAATGAGATACTTTCTTGGTATTGAAGTAAATCAAAGTTCTGGAGGGATCTTCATCAGTCAACGGAAATATGCTCAGGAAGTCTTAGAAAGATTCAACATGGATCAATGTAACCCAGTACTAAATTCTGCAGTTCCTGGCTTAAAACTCACGAAGGATGAGGGAGGTATTGAGGTGGACAGCACTGTCTATAAGCAGATAGTGGGGAGTCTCATGTACCTAACAGCTACAAGACCCGATCTGATGTTTATTGTAAGTTTGATAAGTCGATACATGGAACGACCAACTGAGTCTCATATGCAGGCAGTAAAAAGAGCTCTGAGATATGTAAAAGGAACTGTTGATTTAGGGATATTCTACAAAAAGGGAGGAACTGAGGGGCTTACTGGATATACTGATAGCGATTCTGCAGGTGATCAAGACGATAGAAAAAGCACCTCAGGTTATGTGTTTATAATAAGTTCAGGGGCTGTTTCTTGGTCCTCAAAGAAACAGCCAGTTGTAACCTTATCCACGACAGAAGCAGAATTCATAGCTGCAGCATCGAGTGCTTGTCAAGTCGTATGGTTAAGAAGAATTCTTAACAGTCTTGGTCAGGAACAAAATGGTCCCAGCCTAGTGTATTGTGATAATGTCTCACCAATCAAACTTTCAAGGAATCCTGTGATGCACGGTCGTAGTAAGCATATTGATGTAAGGTTTCATTTTCTTCGAGACTTAGTTAAAAGTGAAGTTTTGGAGCTGGTACAGTGTTCAACTCTAGAACAAATTgcagatattttcacaaaaccttTGAAGGGTGATGTTTTCTTGAAGTTGCGAGTATTACTGGGCGTCTGCAAGTTTTCAGAAGTAAACTGAATGTTTGAGATATTCAGTTTAAGGGAGGATGTTAAAGTTAATAGGGTTTTCTGTTATTGCTAGGGTTTTTCTGTTAGTGCTAGGGTTCCTAGCTTTTAGGGTTGTTATTCAATAATCCCTATACTTAAGGGACAAGTAtgcattttctgttttgacGTAGTCTTTACCATGATTCTAGGAGCTGTAAAATCGTGCGCAGTTGTTATCTTTTCAGTTTCATTGTAAGGCTATTTAACAGCCACAAGTGTTATTCAATCTAATAAGAATTCTCCCTGAATTGTGAAAGCTCTCTAGTGTTGCATTGCTGAAACTCGTGTGCTTGTTCTTCAGTTCTAACATGGTCACCCGGCTGGCCCTAGGCCAAGGCTGACCTTGTCACTATCCAAATATAAAGGTGAATGTTTTTAAGGGGAAGAGATCCCCTCTGGTTCTCTTCCATCAAAGTTCACCAATTAATTAATCCggatatttgaaatttgatccaacaactaCAAATAAGGAgctcttttaaaagttataataattttaatcgttagatcaaattttaagggtccAGATTAATTTATTggtgagctttggtggaagagatccggagggGATCTCTTCCCGTTTTTAAGCACTTGAGTTATATAAATGAAAATTGAAGTACTGATTTATAGTACTTTCATGGCAGCTGCAAATGGGAAAACTATAAAACAGGGAATAATTAAAAGAGTGATTATAAGATTAAAAACCATTCCATCCCCTGCTCAAATTTCCAAcgaaaaaatgcaaaaaatagaaggaagaaaaagaaagagggtTTGGGGAGCAAACTTCTAATATCGAAAAAGTGGAGAGCTTAAAGAAATGGTGGACTAGCTGCAGCCTAATAATTTCAAGGATGGCCAACTGGAAGAGATTTTCTTCTTGCCATTTTTGCTAAACTTTTCATCCTTATTGGTCCTATTCTTCTTCCTAATTAGTTGTTGCTGCTGAGCAGGACAGGTACTCAAAGGTTTCTGTTTTAGAAGTTCTCTATCAGGGTTTTCCTGCATGCAAACAGGCCAAACATTATCCCAGGTCCCATTGCCACTTAATGATGAATATTCTACACTGAACATATATAGAACTGAAAAGTAGTCAAATAGAAGTGGAATATATACAGATTGAGGTAAATTCActgaaacaaaattgaaactttATATAAGTGTGATCATAGAAAGCTTCATTCGTGAATATTGGCAAAAGATGGATTTCCACAAGGCCTTATGGAATATATAGGGTTTGGGATTTGCACAGCATAacatatataggtatatatgcacacacacacacacacacacacacacacacacacacacacacatatatgtatatgtattagTATGCATGTATGTGTTGTCAGCATCCACAATAAACCAACCACATGATATGGGCATACGCATAACTACATCAGCTTTTGTAAACTGCTAAAAGGGAAAGAACAAAACATATAAGCTTTCGAATTTCcaaaatccaaccaaaataGGAGTTTGATGACATAAGGCAAAAATTTCCAGGGAAAGCCTGCTTCTTAGTATGATACTTTCTAAGGTTTCTCAATTTGTGGTGTGTTCACCATAAATAATAAGTCTGGATCTATGATTTATTTACTAGGATTTTTTCTACAATGCGGTTAACTGCGCATTTTTAAAAAGCAAATATGTCGACGTAGATATAATTTGTGTTGGATAAATATCAACAATTaatgataaatttatatatgctaataaataataaatgcaaatAAATATTCAGGCAGAGCATAAATAAAACGAAATTAATATTAATCAGAGAAATTGAAGAACGAGGTTTGCGTACCGCAATGTCCTTGAACCAGAATTTTGTCCCTACTCTGTACTTGTAGTTCGATGGACATTTGCTTCACTAGGATTTAACGATCTAAGTCGAGATTCCAGCACTGGAAAACTAGACTTTTGGCAAATATCTTTGTGGTACTCTCAATATGTTATGAATGTATGAATTGATGATTTTCAGTGAAATGAATGATATGCATATGCATGTATTTACAGGAATCGTGTGCCTGTTCACAACATACATATTTTTGGGAGGCAACTATTCAACATAAAGGGTGTGTTGCTCCATCTTTTTCTCATACTTTTTTCATATGTTCTCAAATGCACTCAGACTTTATCTGAAAAGATGAGTctattgaaaaatgaaaaagattaATTATCAATCCATACATCTCATGTCACTGAAAATCATCAATCCATACATACAAAACATACTGAGAGTACCACAAAGATATTCGCCAGAAGTCTAGTTTTCTGGTGCTAGAATCTCAACTTAGATCATTGAATCCTCGTGAAGCAAACGTCCATCGAACTACAAGCACAGAGTAGGGACGAAATTCTGTTTCAAGGACGTTGCAATGCGCAAACCTCGATCTTCAGTTTCTttgattattattaattttgttttatttgtactttgcctaaatatttatttgcatttattatttattagcatatataaatttatcattAATTGTTGATATTTATCCAACAATTTGATATTGTAGAGACTCTTTGGAAGTTTTAACTAATTGATAATTACCTCAATTTCAAGCCTAGAGGAATGGACTTGGGATAGTCTTTCATTGTGAATCTGAAGTGGGTTGGTGGTAAAAGCTGGGAGCGAGAGAGATGATTCGCCCTTGGATGTATGGCTCCAGTAGGTATCCCCAGATGTTTGTGTTGAAGTGCATGATGATGAGCTACTGAATTCCATCTCTAAGCAGAGCTGAATGAAGCACCACAAGTACAGGTcaataggaaaaataaaataatttagtaTTCTTTCTCAAGTAGAGGAAAATGAAACCAGGAAATTATTGTGTTCGTCAATAATATAGTAGATCAATTGAGAAGAGAAATCAATTTTTGCTAGGTAACTACAAGTGATTTTGTAGttgtatatttatattattgtcTGTATACAAACAATTCTTTGTGTTATATATCTAATTAAAAACATCATGCTGCAGGTAGGTAGGTTTTcttaggtaaaaaaaaaatatttaaatcaaGAGCAGCCATCCCCttgatattaaataaaataaaataaataaataaataaatagaatatAAAATGACACTGTGAGTTTCAAGATTTCTAATAGATGAACCAAATGGTCTAATACCACTATTATCCCCAACTTAATTATTTGTAGCCAAGAGGTGTAAGATTTTATCTTAAAAAATCTCAGTGTAATTAGAAATAAATCATATAATTATAAGTCGTAAATTCTGTTGTCAAACTCCCGATGTGGGATTTCCAACTGCTAGTGTGGCATGTATCCCGAATTTTCTATCCATGCTAATGAAAGTTTCTCTGCTAATACACAAATGTAGAAATATGTAATTTGATGATCAAGCTGCAGTATTATCTttattatcaacaaaaaatgtaaatatTAATTCATATATTGTGCCAGCAATTGTAATTATATAACACATCAATATGGGTTGTTCATATTAGAGAATAAAGTctcatataaaaaatataacataatttaacatataatatataacatATGTGTGGGAAGTTCACTTCAAAATTTCAAGTAATAGCGAGACCGGCctaaaaagtttatcaaattaAAGTTGGTTATCATTTCTTGGCTAAAGAGGTTGGAGAACAAAGTCGGAAAGTAAATTGACTGCATGCAAATTGGCAAGATTAAGAGAATTCATATCATATATCTGAAACGAGCAATtaataaagtaaataaatttAACCTGAAGAAACTTATGCTCAAGAGCTGTCACTCGATTCAACAGTGACCCTTTGAAGTAAGTCTCCTTCATCGCCAAATCCATTGGCAGGCATTGGCTCTTCAGTCTTGCACCACTCCTCGATCCCTTCTTGCTGCCCAATTTTcctaatttttggtttttttccaaATACTTCATCTAAATTCACAcccaaatatttaaaattaatttgaaacccaaaatttaaaTTGTAATTAAGGAGTGCAGAAAAGTTGATTAAACTTACAATAAAATCCAAATGATCCAACCTAGACACCAGAGGCATGGATGAATTACGAGACTGTATTCTTCTATCCTCCATCTTGTTGTTGAAGGTTGAAGGTTGAAGGTTGAAGGTTGAAGGTTGAAGGTAGCTAGCTGGTTTGGCAACGTGGACgacccagaaaaataaaatacaaaacaaataaaagaattgCTTCTTCTCAAAGGTTATCAGATGGTCAGTCGTCTATTTCTGCTTCTCTGTAACTGTAAGCCTTTCACGCAAAGCCGTTATGCATTCCCTCCTTTTTTGGTTGACCGACTGAGGACACATCACGAGCCATCCGGCAGTTTGTTACCTCACGTGGGGACGATTTAGATAAGCTCTTGTAGTTGCAAAGCTTCACGTGACTTCCATCTTCTAGTTTGGAGGCAAGTAGTACCTCAAGGGCAGGGGGCAAATATTTCTCACACTTGCACTACTACTCAACCAAAAGTGTAATTTCTATTGCATCCAAATCACTAAGATAACTTGTAATACGGTTACCATTCATAACTCCAAGATGAATTGGTGTTTCGGAATGTAATGGAAATTACCATTCATAACTTCAATATAAATATTTGGGTGTTAATTTTGTTTGCACGCTAGTTGACCGTAGGATCAGGAAATTTTTACTGAATTTGTGTTTCTTGTGACTATTGTCATCCTTTTCCTATTGTGGTAATGAAGAGGATATTGTCTCCTTTTCCTTATTGGCCTACAAAATTGATGGACTTGCAACTAGCGAATTGTTCTGGAGAATATTACTGTCTCATCAACATGTAGCACTTCTGGTTCGAACCCTCCCGTTTCTCTGAGTTCTCTAGTAATTCTACTTGTAATGAAATGAATTTGATTGCTTTTggttagtttggtattgttatAGCTCATATCAAATTGCTTCTTTTGTACTTTGAGAATAATCATATGTActccgacaaaaaaaaaaaaaaaaaaaaaaaaaaagaataataagatGTATAATAAAGTAGTTAATTGGTTGATATATTATAGCTTTAAAAGTGTTTAGCAAGTGAAAAGCAATGTCACAACGTATGGTAAAGTTTTATGTGAAACTGTTTTTGTGAAATCCCATCCATGGATTTCATTATTTAAATTCCATATTCCGTATTCATAGTTGTTACAACGTGTTCATAGTTTCGGTGTAgaaattttttggattttgcaaaaggaagaaaataccCGTGTTGGGCTATGCGGAGTTTTATGTGGATGTTTTAGATCCTTTCATGTTTTGCCTCATTTCTTGGCATATTTATATAGTACATGTCAATACGAATGCGTGGACGCAAGCGGAATGAAATTTGGAGTTAGGATGAAGATTCTACAAGCTTTGGAAGTCGAGGGCTTTTTGGTAATTTGATCATTATTTGAACACATGTTTCTTATCCTTTTCTGCCCTTGGTGTGTGCCTTGTGGGGCCCACTTCTAGTTTTTGGatctctcatctctcttttctctctcagcCTCACTGGACTCTCTCACACCTTTCTTGAACTctgtcttcctcttccttcccCGAGTGACAACACCATCATCTTCAAATTTTCTAAGGAGCAAACACTCACCAAATCACCATCGAATCCCTTTTGTCAACCCTAAAAAGTAGAAACGAGAATTCAACTTTGGTTTCTAGAAATGTAGTGCCTAGACGCTAGTTTCAAAGACCTTCGTTTTGATGAGAATTTCTCACCGATTCCAGCCAAGGTAAGACCTACACTAGATCGATTCCTTATGACTAGTAGACAAATTGTCATATATTATTTGTGTGATTTGGTGGAGATGACAAAGAACGAAGCATTTGAAATTTTCTCAGTTTTCCAGTGAAAATCCCCAAAATCCAGCAAGATCGATAATAGGCGATGACGACGGCCAGAGTAAGGAagaatgaagaggaatattcgGTTAACTTTTTGAAATATTCCTTAACACCGTCAAGATGACGTCATTATTCcgttaattttgatgaaatatTCTGTCTTGGCAACAGAATATTCCAATCAATCTAAGCCTCGTGTGTGAGGGCTCGTGGCCGACGACCAAAAAAATTTTTATTGGCTAATTCAATGTTTTGAATCCATTTTTGGCATCTGTTTAGTGTAATTCTATTGGTTTAGCCTAGTTTTGTGGATGGACGCCAATTAAACTTGTGATTGGTGGAGATCTGATAGTTGGATCATCTTGAAAATTTAATATGTTGTTGTGGAAGTTTAATGAGGCCCTTAGGAATTATGGATCAGAAATCTCATGTGTAGATCTTCCGGATTGAATCATGTAGAGTTGTTGACCCTATGTTAACCTTTGACGAAGGGTTGACTTTTGGTTAACGTGTCCCAGATCCATCTAAAATGTTGTAAAAGACATATACAAGCTAGGATTATGTGTTTTACTACTAAAGTTTTGAGACAAGACTTGTGATTTGTTCTAGGTGGTGATTATACGTTAACACCTCGATTTTTGTGCTGCGATAGCGCGAATTTcaggtgagtgactttaatatatgtgacaTCGGTTTTACTCTGAAATTCCCATGCTAGTATACTTAGTGCATAGGTCATGGATGTATAAAATATGTTTTCTGGTAAATTGTTGCTTTTAAATTTTGCCATCAATCtattttaaaatgtaatttgaagtgcatatttgaaatgtttgaAAAAAGTGAGGCCCAGTAAAGGACTGTTAACGCATTGTTATAGGGAGTTGTTGCTTCAAATTTGTGTCATGTCTTACTTCATTTAGCCATCCTACGTTTCTAGAATTCTactcgattttgttgagtggtCTGAAATCGAGTTCTGCTgaggttccgttgagtggtctggtaCCCTGCTTCGTCTAGATTTCATTTAGTGGTTTGgaattcttctttctttgcaaTTTCGTTAAGTGGTTTGTAGATTTGTTCTGTTTCGATTTCGTTGAATGGTCTAAAATCTCGTTTTCTCTCGGATCCATTGACTAGTCTAGAACCTTGTATTGTTGAATTTTGTTGAGTGATTTGGAATCCCTCGTCCTATTCAGTTcagttgagtggtctggaatcccATCCCTTGTTCCCGTTGGTTTATTGGAGTCGATCTAGAATGTGAAAGCTTAAGAGCTGTAGGCTTTGGTCAAACTGTATCACTCTACCCTAGTTTTTAGTGTATTTATGAATTAGAAATTTGAGAACCTTTGTGGTTGATTTGCAAAAAGTCAATGGATGTCTAGGTGACACTTTCGGGATTTCCAGCAAATTGTTATGATTTTACTAATGTTGTTTATAAACTGTGATCGATggatttgttttatgattatcACATATGTTGGATTATTGTCACTTACATGAGCTTCACAACTTCTGGGTTATTTCTTTGGCTGGTACACCATTCCCACAGTGTAGGGAACTATGTGCAGGTGGTAGGTGTTAGTAGATACGAGAAGCTTTTGGGGTAACAGTCAGAGGTCAGAGAGCTTGAAGTGTTTAGGTTAACCTTATATCTTTCCTTGTACTTTTTTAGACTTTCTTTTTGGGAGCCTACGAGCATCTCACCTTAGTGAGGGttagttgtttttgttgtaTATTGTGGTAGAGACCCCACCACCTTACTTTTGGTGTAAATATTGTGAATTTTAGTACTAGTATTTGAGAGAGTCAGGAGGTTTGCCTAGAAACAGCCACCCTTAAAAGAGTGTGTAATGGTTCACTGGTCGAGTGCTCTTGCGCCAAAGATGAATGGGGCTAACCGATCTACCTAAGCTGCGGGATGTAAAAATGCATTGGTAGGGGAGCATGTAACTTATTTGTATTCCTCGCACCTTACACCTGAGCATCACGTGTCGATCCTGAACATATATCAGGATCTGAGCGTGACAGTTTTAATTATGTACAATACCAATAATGAATAANNNNNNNNNNNNNNNNNNNNNNNNNNNNNNNNNNNNNNNNNNNNNNNNNNNNNNNNNNNNNNNNNNNNNNNNNNNNNNNNNNNNNNNNNNNNNNNNNNNNNNNNNNNNNNNNNNNNNNNNNNNNNNNNNNNNNNNNNNNNNNNNNNNNNNNNNNNNNNNNNNNNNNNNNNNNNNNNNNNNNNNNNNNNN from Pyrus communis chromosome 4, drPyrComm1.1, whole genome shotgun sequence harbors:
- the LOC137732911 gene encoding uncharacterized protein, translating into MEDRRIQSRNSSMPLVSRLDHLDFIMKYLEKNQKLGKLGSKKGSRSGARLKSQCLPMDLAMKETYFKGSLLNRVTALEHKFLQLCLEMEFSSSSSCTSTQTSGDTYWSHTSKGESSLSLPAFTTNPLQIHNERLSQVHSSRLEIEENPDRELLKQKPLSTCPAQQQQLIRKKNRTNKDEKFSKNGKKKISSSWPSLKLLGCS